The DNA sequence CGAATCAGCTTTCCTGACCGAACAAACCTCTAATCAGCGGCCGAACCGAACCGCATGGAAACGGACCCCTGTGAATGAACTTTGAAAATCTTATACAAATTACAGAAGGTTCGTTAACTATTATCTATTTTAATTCTCTAACGGCATTCTTCTCTATAATTGATTCATAAGCAATCAATTGAGTGAGGTGGAACGCATTGAAAATTCAAGATGAAATTAAGAAGGAACATGATGAGATCCGAAATTACATGCTGCAGATGGACAATGAGGAAGAGAAAGCGCCGGAAATCTTTCAGGATCTGGTAACTTTTGTCCTGGCTCACCACGAATCCGAAGAACAGGTGGTGTTTGATGCCCTGTCCAATAAGAAGGACGTCAAGGAAGTCAAGAACAACCTGAAGGCAGAACATGCCGGAATTCGCCGTACCATGCAGATTATTCTGGACACGCCGGAAGATGACGACATGTGGAAGGCTCACGTCC is a window from the Clostridiaceae bacterium HFYG-1003 genome containing:
- a CDS encoding hemerythrin domain-containing protein → MKIQDEIKKEHDEIRNYMLQMDNEEEKAPEIFQDLVTFVLAHHESEEQVVFDALSNKKDVKEVKNNLKAEHAGIRRTMQIILDTPEDDDMWKAHVHLLKDLLYHHVQEEEEELFEIVRKELDEAKQEEVYKEFEKYFKQIKPDAKAKVESKYIIEEEDVLPKSEP